The following proteins are encoded in a genomic region of Sorangiineae bacterium MSr12523:
- the pnp gene encoding polyribonucleotide nucleotidyltransferase — MSFVRESVIVNGRPLTIETGRLAKQAHGAVLLSYGESVVLVTAVSGDERPGLDFFPLTCEYVEKTFAAGKIPGGFFKREGRQRDDEILTSRLIDRPCRPLFPEGFKKDTQIIATVLSSDKINPTDVLAVTGASAALHISDIPWNGPLAGVRVARVHGEFIAFPTFEQQAQSDIDMVVACSKDAIVMVEGGAAEANEGDVLDALWFAHQAAQPILELIERLRAAVGKEKRPFEAVKLDEKIASRVKALSDAGILESALIKEKKSRYDSYKSVKTKLTETLQAELGAETFTANEKLIKEEFEERKYHVVREYVLGQNKRIDGRAMDVIRPITTEVGLLPRVHGSALFQRGETQAVVTSTLGTSADEQKIDALTGERWKRFMLHYNFPPFSTGETKPLRGPGRREVGHGALAERALSRMIPDQEKFPYTIRVVSETLESNGSSSMAAVCGGTLSLMDAGVPIKSPVAGIAMGLIADATPGPNQRTAILSDILGDEDHLGDMDFKVCGTERGITAIQMDIKIAGLSREIMQRALDQARAGRLFILGKMLESLTTPRTELSKYAPRITTVKVKPDQIRLIIGPGGKTIKGIIDQTGVAIDVEDDGTVNVASSDSDAVKKALDIIKGLTAEPEVGVVYKGAVQRVTDFGAFVELLPGTDGLLHISEMAHTRVERVTDVMKEGDIVEVKVLSIDRDGKIRLSRRELLPLPEGEEGERAKERMLAARESGGGPPPRRGGGGGDRGGPPRGGPRGGGDRRR, encoded by the coding sequence ATGTCCTTTGTTCGTGAATCGGTCATCGTCAACGGCCGTCCACTCACCATCGAGACGGGTCGTCTGGCCAAGCAGGCTCACGGCGCCGTTCTCCTCAGCTACGGCGAAAGCGTCGTCCTCGTCACCGCCGTGTCGGGCGACGAGCGCCCCGGCTTGGACTTCTTTCCGCTGACCTGCGAGTACGTCGAGAAGACGTTCGCCGCCGGCAAAATCCCGGGCGGCTTCTTCAAGCGCGAAGGCCGGCAGCGCGACGACGAGATTCTGACCAGCCGCCTCATCGACCGTCCTTGCCGTCCCCTCTTCCCCGAGGGCTTCAAGAAGGACACGCAGATCATCGCGACCGTCCTCAGCTCGGACAAGATCAACCCGACGGACGTGCTCGCGGTCACCGGCGCCAGCGCCGCACTGCACATCTCCGACATCCCCTGGAACGGCCCCCTCGCCGGCGTTCGCGTCGCACGCGTTCACGGTGAGTTCATCGCCTTCCCCACCTTCGAGCAGCAGGCCCAGTCGGACATCGACATGGTGGTTGCGTGTTCCAAGGACGCCATCGTCATGGTGGAGGGCGGCGCCGCCGAGGCCAACGAAGGCGACGTCCTCGATGCCCTCTGGTTCGCGCACCAGGCCGCGCAACCGATCCTCGAGCTGATCGAGCGCCTGCGCGCCGCGGTTGGCAAAGAGAAGCGCCCCTTCGAGGCGGTGAAGCTCGACGAGAAGATCGCCTCGCGCGTGAAGGCCCTTTCCGACGCGGGCATCCTCGAGTCGGCGCTCATCAAAGAGAAGAAGAGCCGCTACGACTCGTACAAGAGCGTCAAGACGAAGCTGACCGAGACGCTGCAGGCGGAACTCGGAGCCGAGACGTTCACGGCGAACGAGAAGCTCATCAAAGAGGAGTTCGAGGAGCGCAAGTACCACGTCGTACGTGAGTACGTCCTCGGACAGAACAAGCGCATCGACGGCCGTGCGATGGACGTCATCCGTCCCATCACCACCGAGGTGGGCCTGCTCCCGCGCGTTCACGGCTCGGCACTCTTCCAGCGCGGTGAAACGCAGGCGGTGGTCACGAGCACGCTCGGCACCAGCGCCGACGAGCAGAAGATCGACGCGCTCACCGGCGAACGCTGGAAGCGCTTCATGCTGCACTACAACTTCCCGCCCTTCTCCACCGGCGAGACCAAGCCGCTCCGCGGCCCCGGCCGCCGCGAAGTCGGCCACGGCGCCCTCGCGGAGCGTGCGCTGTCGCGCATGATTCCGGACCAGGAGAAGTTCCCCTACACGATCCGCGTCGTCTCGGAGACCCTCGAGTCGAACGGCTCGTCGTCGATGGCCGCGGTGTGCGGCGGCACCCTCTCGCTGATGGACGCGGGTGTTCCCATCAAGTCACCGGTCGCCGGCATCGCGATGGGCCTCATCGCCGATGCGACACCGGGCCCCAACCAGCGCACGGCCATCCTGAGCGACATCCTCGGTGACGAGGACCACCTCGGCGACATGGACTTCAAGGTCTGCGGCACCGAGCGCGGTATCACCGCCATCCAGATGGACATCAAGATTGCGGGCCTCTCGCGCGAGATCATGCAGCGCGCGCTCGATCAGGCGCGTGCGGGTCGCTTGTTCATCCTGGGCAAGATGCTCGAATCGCTCACCACGCCGCGTACGGAGCTGTCGAAGTACGCGCCGCGCATCACCACGGTGAAGGTGAAGCCGGATCAGATCCGTCTGATCATCGGCCCGGGCGGCAAGACCATCAAGGGCATCATCGACCAGACCGGCGTCGCCATCGACGTGGAAGACGACGGCACCGTGAACGTCGCTTCGAGCGATTCCGACGCGGTGAAGAAGGCGCTCGACATCATCAAGGGCCTCACCGCCGAGCCGGAAGTGGGCGTGGTCTACAAGGGCGCCGTGCAGCGCGTGACCGACTTCGGCGCGTTCGTCGAGTTGCTCCCGGGCACCGACGGCCTGCTCCACATCTCCGAGATGGCGCACACCCGCGTGGAGCGCGTCACCGACGTGATGAAAGAGGGCGACATCGTCGAGGTGAAGGTTCTCTCCATCGACCGCGACGGCAAAATCCGCCTCTCGCGTCGCGAGCTCCTCCCGCTCCCCGAGGGCGAAGAGGGCGAGCGCGCCAAGGAGCGCATGCTGGCCGCCCGCGAAAGCGGCGGTGGCCCGCCCCCGCGCCGTGGTGGTGGCGGCGGTGATCGCGGCGGCCCGCCCCGCGGCGGTCCCCGTGGTGGCGGCGACCGACGCCGGTAA
- the rpsO gene encoding 30S ribosomal protein S15 — MPLHTEKKSELIDKFRTHETDTGSPEVQIALLTERIGYLTEHFKTHVKDHHSRRGLLRLVSKRRRLLNYLKKSSLDRYRKTVSALNLRK; from the coding sequence ATGCCGCTTCATACCGAGAAGAAGTCCGAGCTCATCGACAAATTCCGCACCCACGAGACCGACACCGGCTCGCCTGAGGTGCAAATTGCGCTTCTTACCGAGCGCATCGGTTATTTGACCGAGCACTTCAAGACCCACGTGAAGGATCACCACTCGCGCCGCGGTCTGCTCCGGTTGGTCTCCAAGCGTCGCCGCTTGCTGAACTACCTGAAGAAGTCGAGCTTGGATCGCTACCGTAAGACGGTCAGCGCTCTCAACCTTCGTAAGTAG
- a CDS encoding peptide MFS transporter gives MSQIANSDPVTLPAETSPQTSAPTAESTATLKHPLGLYVLFGTEMWERFCYYGMRALLVLFLVEHHGWQPSEANGVFKWYTSLVYLTPLMGGFLADRYLGLRPSIALGGTLMGIGAFLLTQEPLSIFYIGLGLLILGNGFFKPNITTLVGRMYVPGDARRDRAFTIFYMGINLGGLLGPIICGQWLRAHYGFNYGFGATGVAMVFSLLIFVGFRKQVERDVLAAGNTLGKGATVSRESVKARQDQRDEAQPAAKGLTPAIGRAFMMSMGVLFGMLIPVYFIFGFVNGTVPLSGLFMPVAVAVISVLMTVNLLRIKGAARDKSLVIFILFVFQLLFWMAFEQAGNSLTLWAAFHTQRKMAFFNFEPELYQSVNGVFIVIFAPVLAWIWLRLNRVGREPSTPMKMAISMVFIGLSSLAMIGATASENATVSRIPVREVPAGIDLAKFDAGRLSFDAEKHEIVVKGVLPSFVVNDLLKQSSDPKYVESVEAFVRASSSASTEHPVSGKIEGTPADYAPLGAFAAGDATWDSGTLTVKKAIDPPARVALLSEGAPSEWRRALRSLAGESDAARVAGYWLLLSYLLATFGELCISPVGYSMVTKLAPTRFASLFMAVWLLSNSVAQYIGGSIGESWGKVTPTDYFGIFVASSAVGAMLLFLLVRPVRKLMHEVR, from the coding sequence ATGAGTCAAATCGCCAATTCCGACCCCGTAACCTTGCCCGCTGAAACCTCGCCGCAAACTTCGGCGCCCACCGCGGAGAGCACGGCTACGCTGAAGCATCCGCTTGGTCTCTACGTGCTGTTCGGCACCGAGATGTGGGAACGCTTTTGCTATTACGGCATGCGCGCGCTCCTCGTGCTTTTCCTGGTCGAGCACCATGGTTGGCAACCGTCGGAGGCGAACGGTGTGTTCAAGTGGTACACGAGTCTCGTCTACCTCACGCCGTTGATGGGCGGATTTTTGGCCGATCGCTACCTCGGGCTGCGCCCCTCGATTGCGTTGGGCGGCACGCTGATGGGCATCGGGGCGTTCCTCCTTACGCAAGAGCCGCTCTCGATCTTCTACATCGGACTCGGTCTGCTCATTCTGGGCAATGGCTTTTTCAAGCCGAACATCACCACCTTGGTCGGGCGCATGTACGTGCCGGGGGACGCGCGGCGCGATCGTGCGTTCACCATCTTCTACATGGGCATCAACCTCGGAGGCCTATTGGGGCCGATCATCTGCGGCCAATGGCTGCGTGCCCACTACGGCTTCAACTACGGGTTCGGTGCCACGGGCGTGGCCATGGTGTTCAGCCTTTTGATCTTCGTCGGCTTCCGCAAGCAGGTGGAGCGCGACGTGCTCGCGGCAGGGAACACGCTTGGCAAGGGCGCGACCGTGTCGCGGGAGTCGGTGAAGGCACGGCAAGATCAACGCGACGAAGCACAGCCCGCAGCGAAGGGGCTTACTCCCGCGATCGGGCGCGCCTTCATGATGTCGATGGGGGTTCTCTTCGGGATGCTCATTCCCGTGTACTTCATTTTCGGCTTCGTGAACGGCACCGTGCCCTTGTCGGGGCTCTTCATGCCGGTGGCGGTGGCGGTGATCTCGGTGTTGATGACCGTGAACCTGCTGCGCATCAAGGGTGCCGCGCGCGACAAGAGCCTCGTCATCTTCATCTTGTTCGTCTTCCAGCTCTTGTTTTGGATGGCCTTCGAGCAGGCCGGCAATTCGCTGACCTTGTGGGCCGCGTTCCACACGCAGCGCAAGATGGCGTTCTTCAATTTCGAGCCGGAGCTGTATCAGTCGGTGAACGGTGTCTTCATCGTCATCTTCGCGCCCGTGCTCGCGTGGATCTGGCTGCGGCTGAATCGCGTAGGCCGCGAGCCTTCGACGCCGATGAAGATGGCCATCTCCATGGTGTTCATCGGCCTCTCGTCGCTCGCGATGATTGGCGCGACGGCATCGGAGAATGCCACCGTGTCCCGCATCCCCGTCCGCGAGGTGCCGGCCGGGATCGATCTCGCGAAGTTCGACGCAGGGCGCTTGTCGTTCGACGCCGAGAAGCACGAGATCGTGGTGAAAGGCGTCCTTCCGTCGTTCGTGGTGAACGACTTGCTCAAGCAGAGCTCCGATCCGAAGTACGTGGAGTCCGTCGAAGCCTTCGTTCGGGCGTCGTCCAGCGCATCGACGGAGCATCCCGTGAGCGGGAAAATCGAAGGCACCCCGGCCGACTATGCGCCGCTCGGAGCATTCGCGGCCGGCGACGCCACCTGGGATTCTGGGACGCTCACCGTCAAGAAGGCGATCGACCCGCCCGCGAGGGTCGCGCTCCTGAGCGAAGGCGCGCCCTCCGAATGGCGAAGGGCGCTTCGTTCCCTGGCAGGCGAAAGCGATGCCGCGCGCGTGGCCGGTTACTGGCTTCTTTTGAGCTATCTTTTGGCGACCTTCGGCGAGTTGTGCATCTCCCCGGTGGGTTACTCCATGGTGACGAAGCTGGCGCCGACTCGGTTCGCTTCGTTGTTCATGGCGGTGTGGCTCCTGTCGAACTCCGTCGCTCAATACATCGGCGGAAGCATCGGCGAGTCGTGGGGCAAGGTCACCCCGACGGACTACTTCGGGATCTTCGTCGCCAGCTCCGCAGTCGGCGCCATGCTGCTCTTCCTCCTGGTGCGCCCCGTCCGCAAACTGATGCACGAAGTGCGATGA
- a CDS encoding PQQ-like beta-propeller repeat protein, whose translation MMRSFEILVASDEIAPAFDPESTNPSPHPKRRRGAREVLDIFIGGVNVTARVADRQAPAVLRDLGLSLARLARQRRGKILVRFYDDPWELCVERMGKVAALSVYRTGADPFVVAYDERASFAEIHARVREAVKKAVERGSAPAAVAVELRAAEAALDAVDPEDLTLEDEPLSALTPVSVEVERDFPVALGTEFILRKFSDAEEDAAPVERADLHALLFRGRIRAEVRGRAVDLGEGHPFLFAERLLAMSTDALQAWEHGQPQYVRAEAGGVLIAIRLSTDGDAALTLGSATRAPEQSFTFPALSVSDLVEASLAFGRALSRAVLRRDRAQCTNLRLSAFRRQLRETADCLRDVCRDDAKTNPTPEPYRAFVAASRPSRSPEVQGTSQAPPARLRYSERWRALVPGIDLRATFLCGDRVIASAAAETFCLDRTTGSVLWRVPTTRATSVVTPGGLARISGDGDIRVHDFGNGEVTMRTQIDPRLGAPPAGAVVSLPGLPRLLIVTEGERHLSAIDLTNGEPRWRFTWGRGGALRMRRAGRLLYIASGDSALTAVDVQSGSVVWRVRNRLRFRASPTLDHDVLMAVAGGANSAAELLAIDPYSGHVRFQCPIAPSAATVEGAPLIAGRVVACAVRMRHGLRLAAFCRETGRELWKSEGSVAPVGTSWLAVDGLFIGNCPTGELVAVEAESGALRYRHVLGRMVDSDVPRRLEPVLRSGALFVPHTDVHVFRPHDGTEIATIGPCDAIPDLLRVDEQCNVYVAEESGHLVSFAVGPRLTLVKG comes from the coding sequence ATGATGCGCTCGTTTGAGATCCTCGTCGCCAGCGACGAAATTGCGCCCGCTTTCGATCCCGAATCGACCAACCCTTCGCCGCATCCCAAAAGACGTCGGGGTGCACGCGAGGTGCTCGACATCTTCATCGGCGGAGTGAACGTGACCGCCCGCGTGGCAGACCGGCAAGCGCCGGCCGTGCTGCGCGATCTCGGATTGTCACTCGCCCGACTCGCCCGGCAGCGTCGCGGGAAAATCTTGGTGCGCTTCTACGATGATCCGTGGGAGCTTTGCGTGGAGCGCATGGGCAAGGTGGCCGCGCTCAGCGTCTACCGAACGGGCGCCGACCCGTTCGTGGTCGCCTACGACGAACGCGCGAGCTTCGCCGAGATCCACGCACGCGTCCGCGAGGCCGTGAAGAAGGCCGTGGAGCGCGGCTCCGCCCCCGCAGCCGTCGCTGTCGAGCTGCGTGCGGCGGAAGCGGCCCTCGATGCCGTCGATCCCGAGGACCTGACCCTCGAGGACGAGCCCCTTTCGGCGCTCACGCCGGTCAGCGTGGAGGTCGAGCGCGACTTCCCCGTGGCCCTTGGCACCGAGTTCATTCTGCGGAAATTCAGCGACGCCGAGGAAGACGCCGCCCCCGTCGAACGCGCCGATCTGCACGCGCTCCTCTTTCGCGGACGCATTCGCGCCGAGGTGCGCGGGCGCGCCGTCGATCTCGGCGAAGGGCACCCCTTCCTCTTCGCCGAGCGCCTTCTCGCCATGTCGACCGATGCGCTGCAGGCGTGGGAGCACGGGCAACCGCAGTACGTGCGCGCGGAGGCGGGCGGCGTGCTCATTGCCATTCGCCTCTCCACCGATGGCGATGCCGCGCTGACCTTGGGCTCGGCCACGCGTGCGCCGGAGCAGAGCTTCACCTTCCCCGCCCTCTCCGTCTCCGACTTGGTCGAGGCATCCCTCGCCTTCGGGCGCGCCCTGTCCCGCGCCGTGTTGCGCCGGGACCGTGCACAATGCACGAACTTGCGGCTCAGCGCCTTCCGCCGCCAGCTCCGCGAGACCGCCGATTGCCTGCGCGACGTCTGCCGCGACGACGCCAAGACGAACCCCACCCCCGAGCCGTACCGGGCTTTCGTCGCCGCCTCGCGTCCTTCGCGATCGCCCGAAGTGCAGGGCACCTCGCAGGCCCCGCCGGCACGACTGCGTTACAGCGAACGATGGCGCGCCCTCGTGCCGGGCATCGACCTGCGCGCGACGTTCCTCTGCGGCGACCGGGTCATCGCCTCGGCGGCCGCGGAGACGTTTTGCCTCGATCGCACCACCGGCAGCGTGCTGTGGCGCGTCCCCACCACGCGCGCAACCAGCGTGGTCACCCCGGGCGGGCTCGCGCGCATCTCCGGCGACGGAGACATTCGCGTGCACGACTTCGGCAATGGCGAGGTCACCATGCGCACGCAGATCGATCCGCGCCTCGGTGCACCGCCCGCGGGCGCGGTGGTGAGCCTCCCCGGCCTTCCGCGGCTGCTCATCGTCACCGAGGGCGAGCGGCATCTGTCGGCCATCGATCTGACCAACGGCGAGCCGCGCTGGCGATTCACGTGGGGACGCGGTGGTGCGCTTCGCATGCGGCGTGCGGGCCGGCTCCTCTACATCGCGAGCGGCGACAGCGCCCTCACGGCCGTCGACGTGCAGTCGGGCAGCGTCGTCTGGCGCGTGCGCAACCGTCTTCGCTTCCGCGCGAGCCCCACCCTCGATCACGACGTGCTCATGGCCGTCGCCGGCGGGGCCAATTCGGCGGCGGAGCTCTTGGCCATCGATCCGTACTCGGGCCACGTGCGCTTTCAGTGCCCCATTGCTCCGTCCGCTGCCACCGTGGAAGGAGCTCCGCTGATCGCGGGCCGGGTTGTCGCTTGCGCCGTGCGCATGCGCCACGGGTTGCGTCTTGCCGCGTTTTGCCGCGAGACCGGGCGCGAGCTCTGGAAAAGCGAGGGATCCGTAGCCCCCGTGGGGACGTCTTGGCTCGCCGTCGACGGGCTCTTCATCGGAAATTGCCCCACCGGCGAACTCGTCGCGGTGGAGGCCGAGTCCGGTGCGCTTCGCTACCGCCACGTGCTCGGTCGCATGGTCGACTCCGACGTACCGCGCCGCCTCGAACCGGTGCTTCGCTCGGGGGCGCTCTTCGTCCCGCACACCGACGTGCATGTCTTTCGACCGCACGACGGCACCGAGATCGCGACCATCGGGCCCTGCGACGCCATCCCGGATCTTCTGCGCGTGGACGAGCAGTGCAACGTCTACGTCGCCGAGGAAAGCGGGCACCTCGTCTCCTTCGCCGTCGGTCCACGCCTCACGTTGGTCAAAGGCTAA
- a CDS encoding S9 family peptidase yields MQKLVGLAALGASLVVGCAGHATREPAATPRILESAGPRMARGTPPPNGALTPERAVRFRRISDLHFSPDGARLVFVVSEATGAAVETHLWMANIARGEIHPFTASPKSDRAPRWAPDGKSLAFLSNRNGEMQVYVVPIDGGEARELTSHDGGVGDFRWSPDGKSMAFLAQEPDPSRKPDGPQVADRPQDLPRLWTIDVGSRTTRQITHGSFRIDQFDWAGPGHVFAIATDQPRSETWNTAIYDIALADGSVRMVTRPAPPFQDIVFSPRRTRFGTAGTRSGGPIAHDLFVRSTAGQETLRNISASIDRSLRDMRWQNEETIVANVANGFRNVLYRIDLRGTPTPIELPLSAAAFDVAADGTVAFAGVDFDRQAELYIKPAAGPVRQLGHLQEGWDDIPLSSAEVFRFPSFDGRSVEAALMKPPSSVPKHAGKSPLVLLVHGGPNSNFSAAYYWFGAWAQLLAARGYQVLFVNPRGSTGYGEEFMKANRGDWGGGDFKDLLAALDTVLARGEVDPERLGIAGWSYGAEMTQWAIGHTQRFKAAVSGAGVFDQFAEFGTQTDPTTDEWHFGTPWERPDTFLRNSPFTFIRNAKTPTLIVHGDADRNNPVGQSKALYRALKRLGVETELVIYPGEPHAPRKVKNQIDILERMLRWFDRRLSSPASP; encoded by the coding sequence ATGCAAAAGCTCGTTGGATTGGCCGCGCTTGGTGCCAGCTTGGTCGTGGGTTGTGCGGGACACGCGACGCGCGAGCCTGCGGCGACGCCTCGCATTCTGGAGTCGGCGGGACCTCGGATGGCCCGAGGCACACCCCCGCCGAATGGTGCGTTGACGCCCGAGCGTGCGGTGCGATTTCGGCGTATTTCGGATTTGCACTTCTCGCCGGATGGCGCCCGCCTGGTGTTCGTCGTGTCCGAGGCGACGGGGGCAGCCGTGGAAACCCATCTTTGGATGGCGAACATTGCGCGTGGCGAGATTCACCCCTTTACGGCGTCGCCGAAGTCGGACCGTGCACCGCGATGGGCGCCCGATGGCAAGTCGCTCGCGTTCTTGTCGAATCGAAATGGCGAGATGCAGGTGTACGTCGTGCCGATCGATGGCGGGGAGGCGCGCGAACTCACGTCGCACGACGGCGGCGTTGGCGACTTTCGTTGGTCGCCCGACGGCAAATCGATGGCGTTCCTGGCGCAGGAGCCCGATCCGAGCCGCAAACCCGACGGACCGCAGGTGGCGGATCGGCCGCAGGATCTTCCGCGTCTCTGGACCATCGATGTGGGATCGCGCACGACGCGGCAGATCACCCATGGCTCGTTTCGGATCGATCAATTCGACTGGGCGGGGCCGGGGCACGTGTTCGCCATCGCCACCGACCAGCCCCGGAGCGAGACCTGGAATACGGCGATTTACGATATCGCCCTCGCCGATGGATCGGTGCGGATGGTCACCCGGCCGGCGCCGCCGTTCCAGGACATCGTCTTTTCTCCGCGCCGAACGCGCTTCGGCACGGCAGGAACCCGCAGCGGCGGCCCCATTGCGCACGATCTCTTCGTGCGGAGCACGGCGGGTCAAGAGACCCTACGCAATATCTCGGCGTCGATCGATCGGTCTCTGCGCGATATGCGATGGCAGAACGAGGAGACCATCGTCGCCAACGTCGCGAACGGATTTCGGAACGTGTTGTACCGAATCGATCTTCGCGGCACACCCACCCCCATCGAGCTCCCGCTCTCGGCCGCCGCGTTCGACGTCGCAGCCGATGGCACGGTGGCCTTCGCCGGGGTCGACTTCGATCGGCAGGCGGAGCTGTACATCAAGCCGGCAGCAGGCCCGGTTCGCCAGCTCGGGCACCTTCAAGAAGGATGGGACGATATCCCGTTGTCCTCCGCGGAGGTGTTTCGCTTTCCGAGCTTCGACGGACGCTCCGTCGAGGCCGCGCTCATGAAGCCACCGTCCTCGGTGCCCAAGCACGCAGGAAAATCGCCCCTCGTTCTTCTCGTTCACGGCGGGCCGAATTCGAACTTCAGTGCCGCGTATTACTGGTTTGGCGCGTGGGCCCAACTGCTCGCGGCGCGTGGGTACCAGGTTCTCTTCGTCAACCCGCGCGGATCGACCGGATACGGCGAGGAGTTCATGAAGGCCAACCGCGGCGACTGGGGCGGTGGCGATTTCAAAGACCTCCTTGCCGCACTCGACACCGTTCTCGCGCGCGGTGAGGTGGATCCGGAGCGCCTGGGAATCGCCGGCTGGTCCTACGGCGCCGAAATGACCCAATGGGCGATCGGCCATACGCAGCGATTCAAAGCCGCCGTGTCGGGCGCGGGCGTGTTCGATCAATTCGCGGAGTTCGGGACACAAACCGATCCCACCACCGACGAATGGCATTTCGGAACGCCGTGGGAGCGTCCCGATACCTTCCTTCGGAACTCGCCCTTTACCTTCATCCGGAATGCGAAAACGCCCACCCTCATCGTCCATGGCGATGCCGACCGCAACAACCCCGTTGGGCAGTCGAAAGCGCTCTACCGCGCGCTGAAGCGGCTCGGCGTCGAGACCGAATTGGTCATCTATCCGGGCGAGCCGCATGCTCCGCGAAAAGTGAAGAACCAGATCGACATCCTCGAACGGATGCTTCGCTGGTTCGATAGGCGGCTTTCTAGCCCTGCGTCGCCTTGA
- a CDS encoding glutathione S-transferase family protein: MSLDFYYAPFSSASRVHWALEELGIPYNKIKKDLKAGETKAPEYLAMNPNGKVPLLVVDGKPLFESLAILIYLGENFGAEKKLWPAANDPARFDALSWTTWGTTELGMAIAMLYNCLEIPPARELATARANACCEVLERRLEGRSFVLGNDFSLVDVAVSAVLAWSRFFNYDLKPFPRVAAWVDRCSSRPALKATQG; this comes from the coding sequence ATGTCGCTCGATTTCTACTACGCACCCTTCAGCAGCGCCTCCCGCGTCCACTGGGCCCTCGAGGAGCTCGGCATTCCGTACAACAAGATCAAGAAGGACCTCAAGGCCGGTGAGACGAAGGCCCCCGAGTACCTGGCGATGAATCCCAACGGCAAGGTGCCGCTCTTGGTCGTCGACGGCAAACCGCTGTTCGAATCGCTCGCCATCCTCATTTATTTGGGCGAGAACTTCGGCGCCGAAAAGAAGCTCTGGCCCGCCGCCAACGATCCGGCGCGCTTCGACGCCCTCTCGTGGACCACGTGGGGTACGACGGAGCTCGGCATGGCCATCGCGATGCTCTACAACTGCCTGGAGATCCCCCCGGCCAGGGAACTTGCGACGGCACGCGCCAATGCATGCTGCGAGGTACTCGAACGCCGTCTCGAGGGTCGCTCGTTCGTTCTGGGCAACGACTTCAGCCTCGTCGACGTGGCCGTTTCCGCCGTCCTCGCGTGGTCACGGTTCTTCAATTACGATCTGAAGCCCTTCCCGCGTGTCGCGGCCTGGGTCGACCGCTGTTCGAGCCGCCCCGCGCTCAAGGCGACGCAGGGCTAG